DNA sequence from the Tenacibaculum mesophilum genome:
CAGCGAGTAGGAGGAGAAGTAACTAAAAACTTTGAAACGGTTACTCACAAGCATAGAATGTATTCGTTAGACAATTCGTACTCTAAAGAAGATTTGTTAGATTGGGAAAAACGTGTCCAGAAAATTTTAGGAACCGATGAGGTTGAATATACCTGTGAATTAAAATACGATGGAGCTTCAATAAACCTTACTTATGAGAATGGTGAGTTTGTACAAGCAGTTACTCGTGGAGATGGTTTTCAAGGAGATAATGTAACAACCAATATTCGTACAATAAAATCCATTCCATTATTGCCAAATAGTGATTTTGTGAGAGATTTTGAAATGCGAGGAGAAATCATTTTACCGTTAGACGGATTTAATAAAATGAATGAAGAACGTATTGCGAATGATGAAGAACCTTATAGAAATCCGCGTAATACCGCTAGTGGAAGCTTGAAGTTACAAGATAGTGCAGAAGTAGCAAAACGCCCGTTAGATTGTTTGTTGTATCAATTAGTAACGAGAGAACGTAAATATGCTTCGCATTTTGAAAGTTTAGAAGCCGCCAGAAAAGTTGGATTTAAAATTCCAGACACTATTGTTTTAGCTAAGTCGATTGAAGAGGTGTTAGATTTTGTAAACGAGTGGGATGTTAAACGTCACACGTTACCTTATGAAACGGATGGAGTAGTGGTAAAAGTAAATTCGTTTCAGCAACAAGATGAATTAGGGTATACTTCAAAAGCACCTCGTTGGGCAATCGCTTATAAATTTAAGGCAGAGCAAGTTTCAACAGTATTAAATGAAATTACCTATCAAGTAGGTAGAACAGGAGCAATAACACCTGTAGCAAACTTAGAACCTGTACAATTAGCTGGAACGATTGTAAAAAGAGCTTCATTACATAACGCCGACCAAATAGCAAAGTTAGATGTACGAGTAGGAGACACTGTTTTTGTAGAAAAAGGAGGGGAAATTATCCCAAAAATTATTGCTGTTGATTTAACAAAGCGACCAGAAGACTCTGTTCCTACACAATATGCAACCCATTGCCCCGAATGTAATACTGAATTAGTCAGAACTGATGGAGATGCAAAACATTATTGCCCGAACGAATTTGGATGTGCGCCTCAAATTACAGGTAGAATCAAGCATTTTATCAGTAGAAAAGCCATGGATATTGATGGCTTAGGAGGAGAAACGGTTGATTTATTACGCAAAGAAGGACTGATTAAAAACTATGCGGATTTATATGACTTAACGGTAGAACAAGTAATTCCGTTAGAGCGAATGGCTGAAAAATCAGCACAAAATATGATTGAAGGAATTGAAAAATCAAAAGAAATTCCGTTTGAAAAAGTGTTGTTTGCTTTAGGAATCCGTTTTGTTGGCGAAACTGTAGCTAAAAAGTTAGCAAAACACTTTAAGTCAATCGATAATTTAATGAATGCCGATTTTGAAACATTAATTTCTGTTGATGAAATTGGTGATAGAATAGCGCAAAGTATTATTGATTTTTCGAACAATTTAGGGAACATAGACTTAATAAACCGATTAAAATCACACGGAGTTCAGTTAGAGGTCTCTGCAGAGAGCTTAGAAGGACAAACAGATAAATTAGCAGGAAAAGTATTTGTTGTTTCAGGAGTTTTTCATCAAATGAGTAGAACTGAACTTAAAAAAGCAATTGAAGATAACGGTGGTAAGGTGTCGAGTTCCATTTCTAAAAAAACTACCTATATTGTAGCAGGTGATAATATGGGACCGAGTAAGCTTACCAAAGCTGAAAGTTTAGGGATTCCCATCATTTCAGAACAAGATTTTATTGATATGATTGCTTAGTTTTTAGACAGTAGACGACAGTAGATAGTGAAAATTAAAAACTAATTTATCTAACACCTAACACTAAAAAATGACCAAACAAACTAAAATAACCCTAGCTTCCATCGTTTTTTTATTGGTTGCTATTACCGATGTGTATGCAGTAATTACACAAAATAAAACAATAGAAATGATTTTTAAACCGTTATTAATGACATCACTAGCGGTAGTGTATTTGGTATCGGTAAGTAAGCATCGTTTCTGGTTGTTATCGGCTTTGTTTTTTTCGTTTTGGGGTGATGTTTTCTTGCTTGATAAAACAAACTTTTTTGTATTTGGTTTGGCCTCGTTTTTAGTAGCACATGTTGTTTATATTAAAATAACGACAAGCTTTTTGTATAAGGATTCAGTAGTTAAAATACTAACATCAGCAGTTCCCTTTGTATTGTTATTTGTGGGACTCTTAGGTTTAATTTATAATAATTTAGGAGACATGTTGCTACCTGTATTGGTGTACGGAATAGCTATTTCAACTTTTGGAACAGCAGCATTACTAAATTATCGTCAGCAAAAAAACACAGCGAATTCATGGTTGTTGTTAGGAGCTGTTTTGTTTGTTGCTTCTGATAGCCTTATAGCATTGAATAACTTTTATACAACTAAAAGGTTGTTTGATATTGCTATAATTGTCCTGTATGTCGTTTCTCAATATTTAATTGTTAAAGCAATTATAGCTAAAGAAAATTAAAAACTACTGACATAGGGTTGACATAGCGGCACTTTATTTTTGTTGAAAATAAAAAACAAAAAATGAGTACAGGACAAAAAGAACCGTTTTACGTGATAGGAATTTCAGTAAGAACTACTAATGAGAATCAACAAGCAGCAAAAGATATACCTGCTTTATGGCAACGATTTATGTCGGAGAATATAGTTGAACAAATCCCAAATAAACTTTCAAATGAAGTATATGTTGTGTATACGGATTATGAATCAGATTACACTAAGCCATACACAACAATCATCGGTTGTAAGGTAAGTGAAATAGGTAATATCCCAGAAGGGTTTGTGTGTAAAAAAATAGCAGCACCAAACTATAAAACATATGCAGCAAAGGGAAGCTTAACAGAGAATATTGTCTATAACAAATGGTTAGAAATTTGGAATGAAGATATAAAAAGAGCTTATACTTCCGATTATGAGTTGTATGGAGCAAAAGCATCAGACCCAACAAATGCAGAAGTAGAAATATTTATAGGAGTAAATTAATCAAAAAGGGCAGTTTTAGAACTGCTCTTTTTAATTTAAATTAATGTTTATTTCTAACAAAAGGTATATTATTTCTATTAAAAATTAATAGAATAACTCCAGAGATAAAAGTTACGATAGCACTAATAAACAAAATGCCACCATCGCCATCGTGTTCAATACCTAAAATAGTTAAGTGGCTCATAATTGCTCCACCCATTAAACCAATAGTTAATAAGGCTCCTAACCAAGTTTTTTTAGGGATAAATAAAAGTACGGAAGCAATTAATTCAAAAACACCTGTACCTATTCGCATATAAGCCTCATTATCTCCAGCTATTTTAATAAATAAATCAATGCTTTCTTGAGCTCCAGTAAATTTAAAAAATAATGTTTGAAGCATTATAATAGCAGCTATCAGTTTTAAAATTAAAAGAATATATTTTTTCATACATAATAAAAATCTATTTACTTAGACGTTATAATTCTTAATGCTTACATAAACTAAAAACAATACTTTTGTAAGTATGAAAAAAATAGTATTAGTCCTATCCGTTTTTGGTTTACTTGCTTGTAAACAGCAAAAAACAACACTTAAGTTTTTAGACGAGTATTTGATAAAAGATTCTTTAGTTATCAATAACACTGTTATCGGTGGAATTTCTGGAATTGATTATTACAATAACAACTACTATATGGTAGTGGATGATGCTACAAATCCAAGAATTTTAGTAGGAGATATTATTGTTAAAAATGATTCGATACAATCGGTAAATTTTGAAGATGTTATTATAGTTGATACTATAAGTAAGTTTACTAAAAATCATGTATTGGATTTAGAATCTGTATTCGTAGATAACGGAACTATAAATTTAGTAAGTGAAGGGTCTATTCAATATAAAAAAGACCCAAGTATATTTGAAATAGACACAAAAGGAAACTTTAAACAAGGGGTAGAAATACCTAATTATTTCAAAGCAACATCCAAAGCGAAACCAAAGCATAACGGTGTTTTTGAAAGTTCTTCAAAAAGTTTTGACGGAAAAGGTTTCTGGGTAGCAATGGAAGCTCCTTTAGAAGCAGATGGAGAAGAGCCTACATTTCACGAAACACAATCTCCTATCAGAATTACCTATTTTGATAACGAATCAAAAAAAGCGACCAAACAATTTGCATATCAATTAGAGAAAATTGATAAACCAGCTAAAGGAAAAATAAACCTAAACGGAACTACAGCTATTTTAGAATACCGAAAGAATCAGTTTTTTATAATTGAAAGAGCATATCAAAGTGGTTATGGTAGCCATGGAAATGTAGTTAGAATTTTTAAAGCAACTATAGATAAAACTTCAACAAATACATTAGAAAATCAATCTTTAAAAAACGAAAAATATACACCATTAAAAAAAGAGCTGTTATTTGATTTTAGTACTGTTAAAAATCAATTAACCGATGGGATAATAGATAACATTGAAGCGATTACTTTTGGTCCAATATTGCAAAACGGAAATAAATCGTTAATCTTGGCTGCTGATGATAATTTTCAGTTGTATGGAAGGCAATTAAATCAATTTTTATTATTAGAAATTGATGAGAAATAATATAAATTAGCTACTCGTAATTTTTACAGATGATAAGTACCCTAAAGAAGAAATCTATTCAGAAAGCATACGACAAACTAGTTGTAAAAAAAGAGAATATTCCTCATAAAGAAACCAAAGTTAAAAGTGTAGCAATATTGCTAGATAATGAAGCTTTAGTAAATGTAGTAATAGCCAACTTAACAAACATTTTTCCTTTTCAAAAAACAGACATAAGAGTACTAGTTTGTAAAGAGTACTCAAAAAAGGAGGAACCCTCTCCAGAGTTTTTTACCGAAAAAGATTTTGGTTTCAAAGCGAGTTTAAAATCCGACAATTTAAAAGATTTCGTTAAAAACAAATACGACCTACTTATAAACTATACAAAAACGTCAAACTTATTAACGAATATGGTAACTTTGTTGTCACAAGCAGATTTTAAAGCAGGTTTTGCAGAAATTGACGATAGATTGTACGATATAGTAGTATCTGATGCTAGTTTTAACGAAGCTGTTTTAAACCAAGAATTAAAAAAATACCTAACGATTTTAAATAAAATATAATGCAAAAGTTTGTAGGAACTGGAGTAGCTTTAGTAACTCCTTTCAATGAAGATTTAAGTGTAGACTTTGAAGCACTTAAAAAGTTAGTAAATTACAATATTGAAAACGGTACAAACTATTTAGTAATAAATGGAACTACTGGAGAAAGTGCAACAATTACTAAAGAAGAAAAATTAGAAATAATAAAAGTAATTGCTGAAGAAAATAAAGGGCGTTTACCTTTAGTTTTAGGGGTTGGAGGAAACAACACACAAACTGTTGTTGAAGAACTACAATCTTTAGACTTATCGGAAATAGACGGAATTTTATCAGTAGCCCCGTATTATAGCAAACCAACTCAAGAAGGGTTCTATCAACATTACAAAGCAATTTCTTTAGCGAGCCCTAAGCCAATTATTATGTATAATGTTCCTGGTAGAACAGCAAAAAATATGGAGCCAGCAACAACGTTACGATTAGCAAGAGATTTTGAAAACATTGTTGCAGTTAAAGAAGCAGGAAACAATCAACAACAATACTATGAGTTGTTAAAAGATAAGCCTGAAGACTTTTTAGTAATTTCAGGTGATGATGATTTGGCTGTTGGAGTAACTTTAGCAGGTGGAGCAGGAGTTATTTCTGTAATAGGGCAAGCATTACCAAAAGAGTTTTCAAAAATGATTCAGTTAGGGTTAGAAGGAAAAGCAAAAGAAGCTTACGAACTTCATTATAAATTAATGGATATAGTAAGTCTAATTTTTGAAGAAAACAATCCAGCAGGAATTAAAGCGGTGTTACAAAAATTAGGAATTTGTTTAGATGAAGTACGTTTACCACTAGTAACAGCTTCAGAAGAACTACAAACAAAAATATCAGACTTTATAGATAATCTATAAACTGTCTAAACAAAAATAAAGAATGCAAAAGGCTACAATTTCGTTATTGTAGTCTTTTTTTAGCATCTTTGTATAAAGAGTAATTTTTAAAGTAGAAAATATGTTATCAAAAGTAATAGAACAAGCATTAAATGATCAAATAAGAGTAGAAGCAGAGTCTTCTCAAATATATTTAGCTATGGCATGTTGGGCAGAAGTTCAAGGTTTTGAAGGTGTATCACAATTTATGTACGCACATTCAGATGAAGAGCGTATGCACATGTTAAAGTTAGTAAAATTCGTAAACGAACGAGGTGGACATGCTCATATTTCTGATTTAAAAGAACCACCAGCAAAATTTGGGTCTTTTAAAGATATGTTTCAAACATTGTTTGATCATGAGGTAATGGTATCTAAATCGATAAATGATTTAGTACATATCACATTACAAGAAAAAGACTATGCAACACATAACTTTTTACAGTGGTATGTATCTGAGCAAATTGAGGAAGAAGCATTGGCACGTAACATTTTAGATAAAATTAATTTAATTGGAGACGATAAAGGAGGATTGTATTTATTTGATAATGATGTAAAGCAAATAGTAGCTCAATCTGCATCAGGAGCACAGGAATAAGATTAACAAACATTTAGGAGTTCTTTGAAAAAATTATAACAGATTTTGTAGTTTCTTGTAAATCTCATTTATGAGATAAAAAATCGTTTTAATAATCCATAATTAATCACTAATTTTGCCAGATGCAAAAAATGAAAAATCTAGCGTATATTGCTGTAATGCTTTTAGTACTTTCTTCATGTGGAGAGTATCAAAAAGTATTGAATAAAGGAACTGTAGAAGAACAATACAAAATGGCTGTAAAAATGTACGAAGCTCAAAAGTACAGTAAAGCTTTACGTTTGTTTGAAAAAATAACACCTTCATACAGAGGTAAACCTCAAATGGAGCGTATTCAATTTATGGTTTCTCAATCTAACTTTAATGAGAAAAATTACGGGTTGGCAGGATATTACTTTAATAGATTTACTGGAAATTACCCAAAAAGTTCAAAAAGAGAAGAAGCCGCTTTTTTATCAGCTTTAAGTTATTACAAAGCAGCTCCTAGCTTTAGTTTAGACCCAACAGATACAAATAAAGCTTTAGAGGCCTTTCAAAAGTTTATAGATAATTATCCAGATTCAGATAAATTAGAAGAGGCTAACAAGTATCATGCTGAATTGAGAGCAAAACTAGAAAAGAAATCTTTTGAGATAGCAAAAACATATTATAGAACTGCTGAATATGACTCTAGAAATTACAAAGCGGCAATTGTAGCTTTTGATAATTTATTAGAAGATTATTTAGGAACTAAGTATAAAGAAGAAGCTTTATATTATCGTTTAAAAGCAGCACATGATTTTGCAATCAAAAGTACGCAACGTAGAAAAGCAGAAAGAATTAAAGAAGCAGTTAAAGCGTACGATAAGTTAAAAAGAAATTTTCCTGAATCAAAATTCATGGAAGAATCAAACGAAATGTTAGCAACATTAAACAAAGAACAAGAACAATTAGCTAAAAGTTAAAAAATGGATTATAAAGAAACGAAAGCGCCGTTAAGTACCGTAACTTATAATAAAGAAGCTATCGAGGCTCCAACACATAATATTTATGAAGCTATTTCTATTATAGCAAAGAGAGCTACACAAATTAATTCTGATTTAAAGAAGGAATTAGTTGACAAGTTAGATGAGTTTGCTACCTATAACGATAGTTTAGAAGAAGTTTTTGAAAATAAAGAACAAATCGAAGTTTCTAAATTCTATGAGCGTTTACCTAAGCCACATGCTATTGCAGTAGAAGAGTGGTTAAATGAGAAGGTATACTATAGAACTCCAGAGACAAAATAATATGTCTGTACTAAGCGGTAAAAAAGTTTTACTTGGTGTTACCGCCGGTATAGCGGCATATAAAACAGCGAGTTTAGTTCGCTTGTTTATAAAATCAGGCGCAGAAGTCAAAGTAATTATGACTCCTGCGTCTAAAGATTTTATAACACCTCTTACACTTTCCACCTTATCAAAAAATACAGTTCATTCTACCTTTTATGATAAAGAAGATGAAAATGAATTGTGGAATAATCATGTAGATTTAGGT
Encoded proteins:
- a CDS encoding DNA-directed RNA polymerase subunit omega, yielding MDYKETKAPLSTVTYNKEAIEAPTHNIYEAISIIAKRATQINSDLKKELVDKLDEFATYNDSLEEVFENKEQIEVSKFYERLPKPHAIAVEEWLNEKVYYRTPETK
- a CDS encoding esterase-like activity of phytase family protein yields the protein MKKIVLVLSVFGLLACKQQKTTLKFLDEYLIKDSLVINNTVIGGISGIDYYNNNYYMVVDDATNPRILVGDIIVKNDSIQSVNFEDVIIVDTISKFTKNHVLDLESVFVDNGTINLVSEGSIQYKKDPSIFEIDTKGNFKQGVEIPNYFKATSKAKPKHNGVFESSSKSFDGKGFWVAMEAPLEADGEEPTFHETQSPIRITYFDNESKKATKQFAYQLEKIDKPAKGKINLNGTTAILEYRKNQFFIIERAYQSGYGSHGNVVRIFKATIDKTSTNTLENQSLKNEKYTPLKKELLFDFSTVKNQLTDGIIDNIEAITFGPILQNGNKSLILAADDNFQLYGRQLNQFLLLEIDEK
- the ligA gene encoding NAD-dependent DNA ligase LigA; the encoded protein is MTVQEKIQQLREELHKHNHSYYVLDAPTISDYEFDIKLKELQELEDENPEYFNPNSPTQRVGGEVTKNFETVTHKHRMYSLDNSYSKEDLLDWEKRVQKILGTDEVEYTCELKYDGASINLTYENGEFVQAVTRGDGFQGDNVTTNIRTIKSIPLLPNSDFVRDFEMRGEIILPLDGFNKMNEERIANDEEPYRNPRNTASGSLKLQDSAEVAKRPLDCLLYQLVTRERKYASHFESLEAARKVGFKIPDTIVLAKSIEEVLDFVNEWDVKRHTLPYETDGVVVKVNSFQQQDELGYTSKAPRWAIAYKFKAEQVSTVLNEITYQVGRTGAITPVANLEPVQLAGTIVKRASLHNADQIAKLDVRVGDTVFVEKGGEIIPKIIAVDLTKRPEDSVPTQYATHCPECNTELVRTDGDAKHYCPNEFGCAPQITGRIKHFISRKAMDIDGLGGETVDLLRKEGLIKNYADLYDLTVEQVIPLERMAEKSAQNMIEGIEKSKEIPFEKVLFALGIRFVGETVAKKLAKHFKSIDNLMNADFETLISVDEIGDRIAQSIIDFSNNLGNIDLINRLKSHGVQLEVSAESLEGQTDKLAGKVFVVSGVFHQMSRTELKKAIEDNGGKVSSSISKKTTYIVAGDNMGPSKLTKAESLGIPIISEQDFIDMIA
- a CDS encoding outer membrane protein assembly factor BamD is translated as MKNLAYIAVMLLVLSSCGEYQKVLNKGTVEEQYKMAVKMYEAQKYSKALRLFEKITPSYRGKPQMERIQFMVSQSNFNEKNYGLAGYYFNRFTGNYPKSSKREEAAFLSALSYYKAAPSFSLDPTDTNKALEAFQKFIDNYPDSDKLEEANKYHAELRAKLEKKSFEIAKTYYRTAEYDSRNYKAAIVAFDNLLEDYLGTKYKEEALYYRLKAAHDFAIKSTQRRKAERIKEAVKAYDKLKRNFPESKFMEESNEMLATLNKEQEQLAKS
- a CDS encoding GyrI-like domain-containing protein, whose translation is MSTGQKEPFYVIGISVRTTNENQQAAKDIPALWQRFMSENIVEQIPNKLSNEVYVVYTDYESDYTKPYTTIIGCKVSEIGNIPEGFVCKKIAAPNYKTYAAKGSLTENIVYNKWLEIWNEDIKRAYTSDYELYGAKASDPTNAEVEIFIGVN
- the dapA gene encoding 4-hydroxy-tetrahydrodipicolinate synthase, whose amino-acid sequence is MQKFVGTGVALVTPFNEDLSVDFEALKKLVNYNIENGTNYLVINGTTGESATITKEEKLEIIKVIAEENKGRLPLVLGVGGNNTQTVVEELQSLDLSEIDGILSVAPYYSKPTQEGFYQHYKAISLASPKPIIMYNVPGRTAKNMEPATTLRLARDFENIVAVKEAGNNQQQYYELLKDKPEDFLVISGDDDLAVGVTLAGGAGVISVIGQALPKEFSKMIQLGLEGKAKEAYELHYKLMDIVSLIFEENNPAGIKAVLQKLGICLDEVRLPLVTASEELQTKISDFIDNL
- a CDS encoding lysoplasmalogenase — protein: MTKQTKITLASIVFLLVAITDVYAVITQNKTIEMIFKPLLMTSLAVVYLVSVSKHRFWLLSALFFSFWGDVFLLDKTNFFVFGLASFLVAHVVYIKITTSFLYKDSVVKILTSAVPFVLLFVGLLGLIYNNLGDMLLPVLVYGIAISTFGTAALLNYRQQKNTANSWLLLGAVLFVASDSLIALNNFYTTKRLFDIAIIVLYVVSQYLIVKAIIAKEN
- a CDS encoding DUF6913 domain-containing protein gives rise to the protein MISTLKKKSIQKAYDKLVVKKENIPHKETKVKSVAILLDNEALVNVVIANLTNIFPFQKTDIRVLVCKEYSKKEEPSPEFFTEKDFGFKASLKSDNLKDFVKNKYDLLINYTKTSNLLTNMVTLLSQADFKAGFAEIDDRLYDIVVSDASFNEAVLNQELKKYLTILNKI
- a CDS encoding ferritin; protein product: MLSKVIEQALNDQIRVEAESSQIYLAMACWAEVQGFEGVSQFMYAHSDEERMHMLKLVKFVNERGGHAHISDLKEPPAKFGSFKDMFQTLFDHEVMVSKSINDLVHITLQEKDYATHNFLQWYVSEQIEEEALARNILDKINLIGDDKGGLYLFDNDVKQIVAQSASGAQE
- a CDS encoding DoxX family membrane protein — protein: MKKYILLILKLIAAIIMLQTLFFKFTGAQESIDLFIKIAGDNEAYMRIGTGVFELIASVLLFIPKKTWLGALLTIGLMGGAIMSHLTILGIEHDGDGGILFISAIVTFISGVILLIFNRNNIPFVRNKH